From Lolium perenne isolate Kyuss_39 chromosome 5, Kyuss_2.0, whole genome shotgun sequence, a single genomic window includes:
- the LOC127298259 gene encoding uncharacterized protein, whose amino-acid sequence MGVTSYERLSLSSGPESRSRGGAWAAVRRSLARLCSARRQGRWAPARRMLLLVRARGRRHGRVACGYDSEGYARNFDDGVWKADEGVLPWMTAAGAGPATSSALAACTLARAVSSVR is encoded by the coding sequence ATGGGCGTCACGTCGTACGAGAGGCTGTCCCTGTCGTCCGGGCCCGAGAGCCGGAGTCGAGGTGGGGCATGGGCGGCGGTGAGGCGGAGCCTGGCGCGGCTGTGCTCGGCGCGGCGGCAGGGGCGGTGGGCGCCGGCGAGGAGGATGCTGCTGCTGGTGCGGGCGCGGGGCAGGAGGCACGGCAGGGTCGCGTGCGGGTACGACTCGGAGGGCTACGCGCGCAACTTCGACGACGGCGTGTGGAAGGCGGACGAGGGCGTGCTGCCGTGGATGACCGCCGCCGGCGCCGGGCCGGCGACGTCGTCGGCGCTTGCCGCGTGCACGCTCGCCCGCGCCGTGTCCTCCGTCCGGTGA
- the LOC127302120 gene encoding uncharacterized protein, whose product MSVRIKAVVDRFVKELQEALDADIQDRIMKEREMQSYIEEREREVAEREAAWKAELSRREAEIARQEARLKMEKENLEKEKSVLMGTASNQDNQDGALEITVSGEKYRCLRFSKAKK is encoded by the exons ATGTCGGTGCGGATCAAGGCGGTGGTGGACAGGTTCGTGAAGGAGCTGCAGGAGGCGCTGGACGCGGACATCCAGGACCGGATCATGAAGGAGCGGGAGATGCAGAGCTACATCGAGGAGCGCGAGCGCGAGGTCGCCGAGAGGGAGGCCGCCTGGAAGGCAGAGCTCTCCCGCCGCGAG GCCGAGATCGCGCGGCAGGAGGCGAGGCTGAAGATGGAGAAGGAGAACCTGGAGAAGGAAAAGAGCGTCCTCATGGGAACCGCTTCCAATCAAGACAACCAAGACGGAGCCCTCGAGATCACAGTTAGCGGCGAGAAGTACAGGTGCCTTCGCTTCTCCAAGGCAAAGAAATGA
- the LOC127302119 gene encoding AT-hook motif nuclear-localized protein 10, whose product MMEVRASAEQQGVMAGREPFGLPNSPPTPPSSGPMHGTMRMAYGPDGTPFFAPVSSAPPPTETYQPVGGGAPVPDSAAAGGNGSPAFLVNSMDDSAKKKRGRPRKYGDDGSMALALVPVPNPAEPAPGTFGPFSPSPMPAAGTALGVAPVGMKKRGRPKGSTNKPKPPPSPLDFIALAGAGFTAHVLHAQAGEDVAAKIMAFSQQGSRGICVLSANGAISNVSLRQAATSGGTATYEGRFEILSLSGSFLVQEMGGHRTRTGGLSVSLAGPDGRVLGGGVAGVLIACTPIQIVVGSFSPDTGEKKAKKQHAAPPEPASAPPKLAPIAPVPIGVGMGPSSPPSRGTLSESSGGPGSPMNQGGAATATASNSNNSQQGGLSSMSWK is encoded by the exons ATGATGGAGGTGAGGGCGTCGGCGGAGCAGCAAGGAGTGATGGCGGGGAGGGAGCCGTTCGGGCTGCCCAATAGCCCGCCCACGCCGCCGTCCTCCGGCCCCATGCATGGCACCATGCGCATGGCTTACGGCCCGGACGGAACTCCCTTCTTCGCGCCGGTGAGCTCAGCTCCGCCGCCGACGGAGACGTACCAGCCCGTGGGCGGCGGGGCGCCTGTCCCCGACTCGGCTGCCGCAGGAGGCAATGGCTCGCCGGCTTTCCTGGTGAACAGCATGGATGACTCAGCCAAGAAGAAGCGCGGCCGGCCAAGGAAGTACGGCGACGACGGCTCCATGGCGCTGGCATTGGTGCCTGTGCCCAACCCCGCGGAGCCGGCGCCCGGCACTTTTGGGCCTTTCTCGCCGTCTCCTATGCCGGCGGCGGGCACTGCGCTGGGGGTGGCGCCGGTAGGGATGAAGAAGAGGGGACGGCCGAAGGGCTCCACCAACAAGCCCAAGCCGCCACCGTCTCCTCTGGATTTCATTG CTTTAGCAGGAGCTGGATTTACAGCTCATGTTCTTCATGCTCAAGCTGGAGAG GATGTAGCTGCAAAGATTATGGCATTCTCTCAGCAGGGAAGTCGAGGAATCTGCGTCCTTTCAGCAAATGGTGCCATATCAAATGTGAGTCTTCGGCAAGCTGCTACTTCAGGTGGAACGGCCACATACGAG GGCCGATTCGAGATACTTTCACTGTCTGGATCGTTCCTGGTTCAAGAGATGGGAGGCCATCGTACCCGAACCGGTGGGCTGAGCGTTTCGCTAGCAGGTCCTGACGGGCGTGTCTTGGGTGGCGGAGTCGCTGGAGTGCTGATCGCCTGTACTCCTATACAG ATTGTGGTGGGAAGCTTCAGCCCGGACACTGGTGAAAAGAAGGCGAAGAAGCAACACGCCGCGCCACCAGAACCTGCATCAGCGCCACCAAAACTCGCGCCGATCGCGCCCGTGCCTATCGGCGTCGGGATGGGGCCGAGCAGCCCACCATCCAGGGGCACGCTGAGCGAGTCCTCCGGTGGTCCAGGGAGCCCGAtgaaccagggcggcgcggccacagCCACTGCCAGCAACAGCAACAACAGCCAGCAGGGTGGCCTGTCCAGCATGTCCTGGAAGTGA